The Streptomyces cynarae genome contains a region encoding:
- a CDS encoding hydroxyacid dehydrogenase, translating to MTVSTPGPGFRPRAALAMSPEAAAAVLDPESLDALAALCDLTPPPALDDFTTPRARAVLAHVDLLVTGWGCPPLDEDTLAAAPRLRAVVHTAGSVRGHITDACWERGIEVSSAASANAVPVAEYTLAMILLTGKHVLERARAYRATRTRDDWLRTPRTIGNHRRTVGILSASLTGRRVIELLHPHDLHLLLHDPYVTDADAAELGVERVELEELFARSDTVSVHTPLLPATRGLVSRELVEAMRPGAVLINTARGAVVDQDALTEAAAAGRIRAVVDVTDPEVLPPGHPLWDCDNVLLTPHLAGSQGNEWRRLADLALAEAARWASGAGFLHPVRRERLAFQA from the coding sequence ATGACCGTCTCGACGCCGGGCCCCGGCTTTCGCCCCCGTGCCGCCCTCGCCATGTCCCCCGAGGCCGCCGCGGCCGTCCTCGACCCCGAGTCGCTGGACGCGCTCGCCGCGCTCTGCGATCTCACCCCGCCGCCCGCCCTGGACGACTTCACCACACCCCGGGCCCGGGCCGTCCTCGCCCACGTCGACCTGCTGGTCACCGGCTGGGGCTGCCCCCCGCTCGACGAGGACACGCTCGCGGCGGCGCCCCGGCTGCGGGCGGTCGTGCACACCGCGGGCAGCGTCCGCGGCCACATCACCGACGCCTGCTGGGAGCGCGGCATCGAGGTGTCCTCCGCCGCTTCCGCCAACGCCGTCCCGGTCGCCGAGTACACCCTCGCGATGATCCTGCTCACCGGCAAGCACGTCCTGGAACGCGCCCGCGCCTACCGCGCGACCCGTACCCGCGACGACTGGCTGCGCACCCCCCGCACCATCGGCAACCACCGCCGCACCGTCGGCATCCTGTCCGCATCGCTCACCGGCCGCCGCGTCATCGAACTGCTCCACCCCCACGACCTCCACCTCCTCCTGCACGACCCGTACGTCACCGACGCCGACGCCGCCGAACTCGGCGTGGAACGGGTCGAGTTGGAGGAGCTGTTCGCCCGCAGCGACACCGTCAGCGTGCACACGCCGCTGCTGCCCGCCACCCGGGGCCTGGTCAGCCGTGAACTGGTCGAGGCCATGCGCCCCGGCGCCGTCCTGATCAACACCGCCCGTGGCGCGGTCGTCGACCAGGACGCGCTCACGGAGGCCGCCGCGGCCGGCCGCATCCGGGCCGTCGTCGACGTCACCGACCCCGAAGTCCTGCCGCCCGGGCACCCGTTGTGGGACTGCGACAACGTTCTCCTCACCCCCCACCTGGCCGGCTCCCAGGGCAACGAGTGGCGCCGCCTCGCCGACCTCGCCCTCGCCGAGGCCGCGCGCTGGGCCTCCGGCGCAGGCTTCCTGCATCCCGTACGACGCGAAAGGCTGGCCTTCCAGGCATGA